Proteins co-encoded in one Syntrophorhabdaceae bacterium genomic window:
- the flgC gene encoding flagellar basal body rod protein FlgC, whose amino-acid sequence MGMLDILKISASGLKAQRTRMEVIATNLSNIHSTRTEDGGPYKKKEVVFGTTDVSDDKEFGTLLSGRIEGVKVEEVAESGKSFERVFNPGHPDADSEGYVTFPNVNLMEEMTDMVAATRAYEANINVMNTTKAMFLKSLELGK is encoded by the coding sequence ATGGGAATGCTTGATATCCTGAAGATCAGTGCTTCCGGTTTAAAGGCACAGCGAACAAGGATGGAGGTAATAGCCACGAACCTGTCGAACATACACAGTACGCGAACTGAGGATGGCGGCCCCTACAAGAAGAAAGAAGTGGTTTTTGGCACGACCGATGTGTCCGACGATAAGGAGTTCGGCACCTTGTTATCCGGGAGGATTGAAGGGGTCAAAGTGGAGGAGGTTGCTGAAAGCGGCAAATCCTTTGAAAGGGTCTTCAATCCCGGTCACCCTGATGCTGATAGTGAAGGGTATGTCACGTTTCCGAATGTGAATCTTATGGAAGAGATGACAGACATGGTTGCTGCCACAAGGGCTTATGAGGCTAATATCAACGTCATGAATACAACAAAAGCGATGTTTTTAAAGTCGCTTGAGCTTGGGAAATAG
- the fliE gene encoding flagellar hook-basal body complex protein FliE: MKIDSIMLNRFPESIKIQNNEQGKVSFSDVLKESIQKVTELEKEADKEVEKLAKMESQDIHNTMMAIEKADLTFQMMMQIRNKIITAYEEIMRMQV; this comes from the coding sequence ATGAAGATAGACAGCATTATGCTGAACCGTTTTCCGGAGAGCATCAAGATCCAGAACAATGAACAGGGCAAGGTATCTTTCAGCGATGTTCTCAAGGAATCTATTCAAAAGGTCACAGAACTTGAAAAAGAAGCAGATAAGGAAGTAGAGAAACTGGCGAAAATGGAAAGCCAGGACATCCACAATACAATGATGGCAATTGAGAAAGCCGACCTTACCTTCCAGATGATGATGCAGATCAGGAACAAGATAATCACCGCCTATGAAGAAATTATGAGAATGCAGGTATAG